DNA from Quercus lobata isolate SW786 chromosome 1, ValleyOak3.0 Primary Assembly, whole genome shotgun sequence:
CACCAAAGTGGATACATGATAACAATTGGTATTTCTATCTCCTTGCACCATCCAATTAACCCGGGATTTCAAAGCCCAAATCTCTTCCTCTTGATTAAGAACGACATCAAGATCATTAAGCAACTCCTTTTCAAGGTTGATGAGAAAGGAGGAAGATCTAGTAGATAAGGCCCGTTGAACACCATTCAATCTAGCCATGATATTCTTTTTCCTATTGAACACATTCCCGAACTGCATTCTATTCCACCTTGTTGCTGCCTCTGTGAATTTGTTTATAGCATCCACCAACATCACAGGATGTCTCCAAGCCCGATTAACAATGTTGGGAAAAGATGGGTCTGAGAGCCAGCAAGTTTGGAGCTTAAACGGCCTATTCCTACCACCACCCCTCCTTGGCTGCATTTCCATCAAGACAGGGCAGTGGTTTGAATGGCATCTTGTGAGATGCACCACTCTTGCTTCCGAATAAAGAAGACACCAGTTGGGATTAACAAAAAATCGGTCTATCCTTTCTTGGATAAGAGCTTGAATATCTCTTTTGTTTGTCCAAGTGAACCTAGGACCAGAGAACCCAATATCTATCATACTACATTTGTCCAAACACTCTTTAAAAAGCAAGGACCTATTAACACTCACCGCTCTACCACCAAACTTATCTTCCCCCAAGAGGggttcattaaaatccccagcTAACACCCAAGGCATGTTATGCAATTCCGAcactttaattaaattattccaTAATATAATTCTCTCTGCAGtcctaggactagcatacaCAGCAGTAAACATCCAGCTAGCATTAGAATTACGTACCTTAACTAGTATATGAATTTCCTGCTCCGTGTTGGATAATGGAGTTACCTCCACTCTCTCCGAATTCCAAAGCATCCAGAGCCCACCAACATAGTCAATTGTCTCCGTATGGATAAAACCAGCAAAAGGCAATCGATCAGTAATCTCCTTAGCCCTTTCCCCTCCAATACGAGTTTCCATTACAACAAGAATCGCTGGATTATGGTTGTGGACTAGCTCGCGAACATGCTTTTGGAATAAGGGCTTAAGAGCGCCTCTGCAATTCCATACTATAACATTCATGGGGAATATAAGGATTGGGGGGTAACACTCATCAAAAGGCGGTCGCGGCTTCACCCCCTCCCTCAAGCTCCTTCCTATCCGTATCAACATATCCCTCTTCTACCCTTATCTCGGCGACATTGTCAACATGGATTGACGCATACCCATCTCCATCTCCTGTGACAACACTAGCTGGTTGAGAGACATGGTTAGGAGCAATACTTGGATCAGTTTCATACTGAGTTTGTTCCTCATGGATTAGCTTCATACATGAATCGGCTTCACTCAGATTTTGTCCAGTGTTACTTCCGGCCTCTCTACTATAGCTTCCTTTAAATTGGAAGCCCATCTCTGGTAACGGCATGGCTGTGGTCTGAAGCATAGCAGCCGCTCCCGGTTGATGGTCTCCAAAATTTCTGCAAGTCATCTCTTCCACTTAATCGGAATGATCAGCTTGCCCGTAAAGATTGGAAGGCAGCGGCGTTACTACTGGTTCGGTCTCTCCAACGGCGCTCAAAGACAAGTTCTGCGCAGCCCTTAGTCTAGCCAAAGCCTTTTTGCCCCTTATAGTCTCCTTACGGTTTGGCTTAGACTTATTTGCCTCTAAGCCAGCCCGTGTTCCTATAGGACCTGAACCATGTAATATTGGGCTGCCTTCTGGCTTACTTTGGGCCCGATTGATGTGCTTGTTTCCAATTCGCTGAAGAGCCTCATTGAATAATGGCCCATTTATACCTCTAAGAGGTGACAATTTCCTTTTAGCCTCTCTAACAGAGTCATAGCTTGAGCCATCTTGCCCACGAGCCACATACGTCTTTAGCACACTCCCACTTCTCTAACCATTTTCCTGAGCAACAAAAGGCCCACCACTCTTTAGGTTCCTTGTCCCATTCTTCTTTCTGGTAACCACTACCTAAGGTCCGTAACCCCTATCCATTGCATCCTCATGCCCACTGCTAGGCACATTCTCTGTGGTCCCTTCCCCTGCCTTGTCTTTATCCGTAACACACTCTTCGCATGACCGCTTAGCCAGCTTACCTTCAACAATATTTTCCGCTGTCTGCCGTGGCAGGTCGTGCCAGACAATGTACGAACAAATTTCTTGTTTATGCCCCATTCTTCCACAGCCGAAACATAGCTTCTGAATGCCCTCATAACAAATAGGTTGTTCGAACTTACCGATCAAAATGGCTGTTACTAGAGGCTTATTCACGTCTATTTGAACACAAAGCCTGGCAAACCTTCCTCTCGTTTCAAAAGCGGTGTGCGTATCCACCCTTAGAACATTTCCAATCAACTTACCAATATGATGTAAAGCTTCTACGTTGTAATACTCTATAGGAAGATTGTTCAATCTTATCCAGATAGCAATGGAAGAAATGCTTGCCGTCTCTGGTCGGAAATCTAGTTCCCAAGGTCGGATTGATAAGAAGTGTTCCCCAATGAACCAGGGTCCCTTCTTCAGAATAGCTTCATAATCCACTCGCAATGAGAAACGAGTGAGAAAGAATCCATACTCCAAATCTACGCAATCTAACCTCCCAGCCGGCTTCCATAAAGATAACAATCTATTCTAAATATAGTTAAAACCAAACGAACGACCATACACCTTAACGATAAGCGCTTTCGCCCACGGCTTTCTAATCTGCTGCTTGAAGCTCTTCGAGAACTTAACCGCCACCAATCCTTGTCGGAGATCCTCTACCTCATCATCTGACTCCACATCATCTTCCATGAGTTCTCCGAAATTGAAGGCCTGCGTAAATGCTCCTAGAATCTCTCCAATCAACTTCTCCTTGAAAGATGTTGCACGGTTCCATGGACTGTAACCATGGCTCGGTGatgatggaaaagaatcccggCCTTCATGATACCCTGCATGATTAACATCTTTTACCTTCTTATTGCTACGTATTAGTTCCTCTTGTTCTTCCctagagagagaaggagagcgCTCTTCCATGACACTCAGATTAATACTAATGTAAATTCTCACTATTTCAATAACCTATTAATTTTGCTTTAAATTCACAGATTGGTTGTGCTTTAAAGTACATTATATTCTTTGCCCTCACAGATTGGTTGTGCTTTAAATTCAGCATATGAGAACAACCATCTGACCCAAACTGGTGATTGCAGTCAGATTTGGGTCCGTCAAGCAAATTGGAGAATTATGGTCAACACACCCTCTGCCTAAACTTGCACTTAATTGGAGAATTATGGTCAACACAGCCTCTGCCTAAATTTGCACTTAACACCTCTCGAAGCAGCCAAGCATAAATTGGGTAGAAATGTAATAAACTTCccaaagaaagaacaaaaaacttggaaagaaaataaagtttaCAAGAGTAAAAGTTGATTTGCGAAAAGCCTCAAAATTACACAAATGCAATCACAAAACTAAAACCACAACACAAAGAAACAAGATCTGTGGAACACAAAATCAAAGACCAAAACATCAAAAGCAAAACAAGCACTTGACGTAGAGCACAAAACCTTGATGTAGAACACAAGATGGAAGCCTGAAAAGCAAAAGGGTCAGAATAACATGACTGATTACAAGTTTATAGCATGTAGACCATCACAGCAAAACCCGTGAAGAATACGAACAAAATCAAGGAAGACCCGCGCTTTTTAGGAAGGCTAATATGTTTTCCTTGTTTTAGTTCTTGTTGCTATTGCTATTTAGAATTTGGGATTCCTaaatgagaaagaaacagaTGTTGGCTGGCAAAGAGACACATTAAAGGTGAGTTTGGCATCAGCTTTAAGTTTTTGCCTTTAGCCCTTTAGcgtttatgtacaactttttaaaatttcattttttccctcctttttttcactttttcaaaaattttcaaaatgtaaaTATACTTTAACATACTTTTAGCAAACAATTAGATAAGCTATTTCCAAGCAAATCCCAAATGTAAATGTTGTTAGACGCTACAATTTGGACCATCCTTAGATGGCATCTAATCATCTACCTTGTTTGTGTGTACAAAGTTTTCCTTCAAACTTGATTCGAGGAATCTCATCGAACTCATTATGTGACGGTTCATAAAAATATCCTCATATAAGAATATATGTCGTGGTTCTTAAGAAGATATATGAAAGATAGTTTATGATGATGATTTTATAAGTTCAAGCGTCACTACTTTATTATTGGCGTTTGTCACAACTAAATCTAGTTTAAATGAAAGAGTTGATAGGTTCAATTTATTCAAAAACACAAGGAGGTTTATTGTCAGTTTCTAAAAGTTGAGGTAAATTGAAATTTGGCTACACAAGGAGATAAATAGTAATTTTTCCAAGAATATTTGGGTCTCTCACTTATGGAAAGTTATTACTACTAGAACAACAATCAATATAgatgaaaatagaaaaaccaGGATTCCTCAATTGACCATGGCCTGTAGCACAACAAAGTGCAGCTAATGAATAATACAaagttttgaaacttttgaGGCCTATTTACACAAGGATTACTCTACCAGTAGGGCATGCTTAAGCAATCATACAACAAAATTCTtctagcaacaaaaaattgtaatatgCACACAACTCAACATACCAAAGGATTTTCAGATTCAATGATATACCAACAATACAAAGGCAAGGACATCTAGCATGTATTTTAAAACGAGAATCTATGGGTGATTTAAGGGGTTGATTTAAATCATCACCCCAAACatcatttctcaatttttgccTTGTGATATGCAATTTCTTCTAACAAGGATATCTAGCACGTGTATAAAAAcaagaatctatggatgattTAAGAGGTTaatttaaaatcttaatttaaatCATCACCCCAAGCATCATCTTTCAATTTTTGCCTTGTGACTATGCgatttcttctttcattttcctgTTTTCTAAATTCTTGGGACCCATCGGTTGCGGAAGGCAATTTCAACCCCATCCCCTGAGCAATTAACCTCTGGGCAGTTCTCGTTGATGTCTGTGGCCTTTGTCGGGGAGGTTCCAAGTCTGGAATGAATAGTAAAATGTTTCAGTGTCAATGTTTATTTAGAAAGCTATATGAGACAACTTTTCCTCAAATACTAGAGAGTTAAGATGCAATAAGCTCTAACTCAAATGGCACTTCCACCTCTCACAAGAAAGGGTGGAGTTTAAATGCATACATACACAGATGATCCTCAAcacaacagaaaaaaaaaaaaaaaaaaaaaaaaaaaaaaaaaaaaaatatattttaagctAGTGACCAGAAGAAAAGTAATAGAGAATGGGTAGAGCAGCTCAGATACCAGAGGCAGCAAAAATGGTTGTATCCAGACTAACCCTAATCTCAAGAAAGGCTCTAGGTGCCAATAGGAGGACAACTTGATAAGTTTAGAGCATAATGCTGCATATTTCTGTCTACTCCAAAATAACAGTATGTGGAGAAACTGATTTTCAGTAACAGATGAGGATAGTAAACTAGTTCAATTTATATTAGTCCTGGACAAGAGATATAAAGAGATGGAATGACTGAGGAGAGCTAatatgaaaaaggaaaagaaacaatataATATCAAATCCAATGACAACTTACAATAAAAGCCTAACTGCTGACCAACACTGGAGACCAGAACATAATTGATTCTCTTCATTATGTAGGACAAGGCACTTTAAATGACATTACTGAGAATATTTTGTAAAGCATGGTGCCAATCAGCATAATGCCAATGGAAGTTTCTATTATAATATTCTTGACAAATATTTGATAGAGAACATGCCAGAGCCTTAAAGCAGGAAAACTTATCATGGCTTCacatttctttaaatttcaaaaagtgcatGAGAAACTGAATCCCAGAAAAGCTAGCATATTTTATATACAAGAAGAATAATAAGTTTCAGGAAAGACATAATTTACCTCTCGGCGAAATTGAGCTCACAAGGGTATCATCTTCATCAAGTATACGTACAGTGAATGGATATTGAATGTGATTTCTGGCCTCAAGCGCTGCATTAGAAAATTGAGATTGAAAACAACTAAGCTAAAATTATAGAGCATAAACTAAATTTTACAATCAGTCCCAATAATGCAAATGCAAATGCAAACAAAATATTCTGATGGCAAATAAAGGGAGGTTGACTTTCAATAGTTGCACCAGATTGAGGGAAATCACTGCTCTCTGAACTACTGATAAAGGAAAACCATCAACACAAAAGTCAAATCCACATTCCCAAATGTCACCTAAGAATAGCACAAAACAAACCACCCTACAATAAACATTAAGATAAGATTAAAGGTATCTAGAATGTCGTTTTGTGTCCCTCCCACTTAATAGGAGGAAAAAGGTCAGATcatttaattcaaatattcaagaCATTGAACTTTCATGGAAGCAAAAACTCTCTCATACAACAAGAAGAATGAAGCTATACAGAGCCCCCTACCAGATTTGCTAGATAGTTGTACTTTTCATGCATCTTAggttgctttttatttttattttttttatggttcttAGCACACTGCCTGTGTGCTTTGCTTTTTCCATTGTAGCTTTCATCTTTTTTTGGAATGAAGTATTATTTACCTactgaaaaacaaaagaacaaagacCAGATCTGAATGACATGAGaggagaaaaaatgagagagagagagagaggagcttGATGGCCAGATCTGAATCCCAAGGTGAGAAGTTTGAATTTATGGTCCACAAAAAATGCTGGAACTTTCATTCATGTTGGCCGAAGTTCTAAAGTAAGCAATCCCTTCTACCAGCAATATGAACATGAATAAAAGTTAACTCCCCCACCACCGCCCCCCCCAACCCACCCTGCCCACGCCCCCCAGGCTCTCCTTGTTATCAATTTCTCTTCCTTGCTTTCATCGGCAATcccttcatttttatttttttttcccaccaaaTTTCTATAAACTTCtaataaaaaacctatttttattCATGATCTAAATCaccaaaaaatagtttttttttttaataaaataaattcatggtgagatccaccattcatgtgagataaGGGAAAATCACGTCGTTGTACTTCTAGAGTGCTGAATAATTACTCTTTAAAAGGCGGCTCTTGAATTAGATGTTAACTTCCTTTTTGTTGGAAGATAACACTTTGGGGAAACTTCAATTGAGGAGTTAGATATAACATATAGGGACACCACTTGACCAAAAGCTTAAGCCATCACCAAAaaatagttcttttttttttttttttttttttttttttttgaaaaaataaaaataaaatcccaaaagAAGGTCAAGTCAAAATATTCGTGAATTTGTGAGAGTTTGCAGCTGGTTTTGTGGCTTTGCCAGTGTCATGATGGTGATTTCAGTTAACTGGCAGTATGGGTTGGGGTTTATATGGCATTTTCATGGGTGGCCCCAACTTGGCATAGCAGCAGCAATTTAAGGCTTGAAGGGGATCTATAGCTATTTTAGGGAGTTTTGTATGTGGGTGGGTTTGTTCATGATGGCCATGGTATTGATGGGTGGCAGGGCCATGGCTTGAGAGACTTTGATGATGTTGTTGTGAGGTGGATTGGTGGTTGTTTTGGGTTTCAACTAATTAAAGTTATCCATGacagaagaaagaaaataagggaCATCAGCAGATAAGGAAAGAGAACAAGGAAAAGacatttatctttattttttatggtgaaaTATGATGAGGTATACAGAAGCTAACTGTTCCAAATGAAACCTCAAGAAGGTAAAGTTCTACCTTTTAAACCGCAAGTAGGGTGAAACTATCCCAAATGACAATTGGGTAAACCATAATAACCTTAACTGTATTTTGATACTACTAtccaaacccaaataaaaattccaGGCTCTGCCCCTGCATATATCATTAATCCAACTACCACGTTGATGTAGAAGACTTTAAGCCCAAAGAAAAGAAGACCCATTAGTTTATTTTGTCAGCTCATTTACTATCATAATATAAGTCTTTTATTTCTCTATGTCAtgtattgtttattattatgcGTTTAACATGCTAAAAGGTTATGTAAATAGCATGTGACTTTTAATGAATTTGGACGGTTAGTATTCAATTGTTATATGAAAGATAAAGGACTAGAATTCTAGGGTTAATAAAGGCTATAATAAATAGTCTCTTTTGAATCATTGTAGGCaacctctttttattttatgaaatttcatATTAGATTATTTCTTGAACTCTTTGAGCctagaaattgatattttaatgatcAAACTTCAACCCTATTATCTTTTCTTAGCtatattttggttttgttgcAGGAAATTCTTCTTTAACCCCTGCAGGCGTCAATTTTCCTGAAAAGTGGCATCTTTTGATCCATTCATCTTAGATCTATACTAGATCTATGTTCTTCTTACAGCATCAACTGCAAAATATCCTAGACCTAAGCTATGAAAATTCAGATCTGAGTCAAAGGTGCAACTTTAAGTTATGGTTCATCATGATAGAGAACGTAGGGAAGGAGATAATCAACACCAGCAAAGAAAGATGGTTGAGATGAGATATATGATTGAAAAATTGTCGCAAATTGTACTAGTTCTTCAATGATGAGAACCAATGGAAGCCTGTTTAGAAATTTCAGAAGGCTACTGCATCCCCTTGGTCTTGATATAAGAATTATcatatagaaaatgaaaattcccCTTCATAATATTGGACCTAGAACATGCAACACGAGGCAAATTGGAAGATCGAATGATTGATGGTTGTGTGCAGTTGGATTAaagtataaaaatttgaaagagtttggctgaaaaaaaaaaaaaaaaaaaaaaaaaaaaacctctttaaaTGGAATTTTGGATACAtttaccaaacaagttttttgttcttttacattttaaaacCCATTTTTCAATGACTTAACCACACACTTTTCtataaaaaacctttttttgtaagtacttattttttaagaaaacataaagaaataCATGCACTACCAAACAACACTTAAGTAtcttagattttattttctttgaatccAAGTTAGCATTTTATGTTATTACCTTATTAGAATTTAGTTTATTGGTCCAACTAGGAGCCCTAAACTACTAGTACAAGAAAGACTCTTTATACTAAGTATGCTCAATGTACTTGAGAAAAAAGATGGAGTTGATCAATAAAACATTGAGAGTTTTGAGTATAAAGGCATGTTGGCCttattgttctctctctctctctctctctctctctctctctctctctcatatttccTTGTCTCATTCTTTTTCTCTGGTATTTTGCCATTATTAATAGCACTGTTTATAAGCACTGTTCACaga
Protein-coding regions in this window:
- the LOC115950438 gene encoding uncharacterized protein LOC115950438 — protein: MNVIVWNCRGALKPLFQKHVRELVHNHNPAILVVMETRIGGERAKEITDRLPFAGFIHTETIDYVGGLWMLWNSERVEVTPLSNTEQEIHILVKVRNSNASWMFTAVYASPRTAERIILWNNLIKVSELHNMPWVLAGDFNEPLLGEDKFGGRAVSVNRSLLFKECLDKCSMIDIGFSGPRFTWTNKRDIQALIQERIDRFFVNPNWCLLYSEARVVHLTRCHSNHCPVLMEMQPRRGGGRNRPFKLQTCWLSDPSFPNIVNRAWRHPVMLVDAINKFTEAATRWNRMQFGNVFNRKKNIMARLNGVQRALSTRSSSFLINLEKELLNDLDVVLNQEEEIWALKSRVNWMVQGDRNTNCYHVSTLVRRKRNQILAIKDAVGEWFYKENAIKGIIRSGFIGVYTSSISSVSRSAPSILPWQISLDEEESQSIGGAVSKEEIKATL